The Ensifer canadensis genomic sequence CGGCACCATTTCCGAAATCACCGGCCCGGTCTTCGGTCATTCGATTCTGGGCGAACTCGACAACGATCTCATCCACAACTTCGCCAAGCCGGGCGAAAGCGCGATCGGCGAGCGCATCATCGTTCATGGGCGCGTACTCGACGAACGCGGCCGGCCTGTTCCCGGCGCTCTTCTTGAATTCTGGCAGGCAAATGCCGGCGGGCGCTATCGCCACAAGAAGGAAAGCTATCTCGCAGCGCTCGATCCGAATTTTGGCGGCTGCGGCCGCACGATCACCGACGAAGACGGCTTTTACTCCTTCCGTACGATCAAGCCCGGACCCTATCCCTGGCCGAATGGTGTCAACGACTGGCGCCCTGCCCATATCCATTTCTCGGTTTTCGGCCACGGCTTTGCCCAGCGGTTGATCACCCAGATGTATTTCGAGGGCGATCCGATGATCTGGAAGTGTCCGATCGTCAACACGATCGCCGATCGCCGTGCGATCGAGCAACTGATCGCGCCGCTCGATTGGGCAAACACCATCCCGATGGACGCGCGGGCCTACAAGTTCGATATCGTCTTGCGCGGTCGTCGCTCGACGCTGTTTGAAAACCGCATGGAGGGCAATTGATGGTCCAGGCGCTCGGCTATTTCAAGGAAACGGCGTCGCAGACAGCCGGTCCCTATGTGCATATCGGCCTCACGCCGAATTTCTGCGGCATTGGCGGCGTCTATGACGCCGACCTCGGCACAACGATGGTGAGCGAACGCACGCTCGGCGAACGCATCACCGTCAGCGGCCGGGTGCTCGATGGTACGGGGACGCCGCTTCGGGATGCGCTGGTGGAAATCTGGCAGGCAGATGCGGCAGGGCTCTACAATTCGCCGTCGGAAATGCGCGGCGCGGCGGATCCGAGCTTCTCCGGCTGGGGACGGTGTCCGACCGGTGCAGAAGACGGCGTCTTCCGTTTCGACACGATCAAGCCGGGGCCCGTGCCCTTCAAGGACGGCCGGCCGATGGCGCCGCACATCACATTCTGGATCGTCGCGCGCGGCATTAATATCGGATTGCACACACGGATGTATTTCCCCGATGAAGCCGAGGCGAACGCCGCCGATCCCTTGCTTTTGCGCGTCGAGCATCGCCATCGCGTCGCGACGCTTGTCGCGACCGGCAGCGCCCCTAGTTATGTCTTCGACATTCACCTGCAGGGTGAGAAGGAAACGGTCTTCCTCGACATCTGAAGCCGGAATGTCACGCGAGAGGCCGATCCGTTGCATCTTGCTGCATGGACGGCGCAAGGCAGACCGTGGCATTCCGTTCAAGCGCGAGCGGGCATCGCGACATCAATCGGGGGGACCATGACCTATTCCGCTTTCGATCATCCCTATCTCTCCGGCCTTCTGGGCGACGAGGCGGTCGCCGCCGAGTTTTCGACTGCCGCCGACATTCATGCGATGCTCTCCTTCGAGGCGGCGCTGGCGCGCGCGGAAGCGATCCATGGCGTCATCCCGGAAAGTGCTGCCGACCGCATCACCGAGGCCTGTCGCGGGTTTTCTCCCGATGTCGCAGCGCTCAGGCGGGCCATGGCTGTCGACGGCGTCGTCGTTCCTGAACTTGTTCGACAGTTGCGTGCGGCCGTCGGTGGTGAGGCTGCAACGCATGTGCATTTTGGCGCGACCAGCCAGGACGTCATCGATACGAGCTTGATGCTGCGCATGAAGGCTGTTGCCGAACTCTTCGGCACTCGTCTTGGCGATGTCGTTTCGGTGCTGGAGGAATGTGACGATCAATGGGGCGAGCGGATGCTGATGGGCCGCACGCGCATGCAGGCGGCTATACCAATCACGGTATCCGATCGCTTGCGCACCTGGATCGAACCGTTGCTCGATCACAAGGATCGGCTGCAGGCGATGGATCGCGACCTCTTTGCGGTCCAGTTCGGCGGTGCGGCAGGCACGCTCGACAAGCTGAAAGACAGGGCCGACGATGTTCGCGCCACGCTGGCCGAGGAACTGGCGCTTGCCGACTTTCCGCAGTGGCACAGCCAGCGTTCCGAAGTTGCCGACTTTGCCAACGCGCTGTCGCTCGTCACCGGCAGCCTCGGCAAATTCGGGCAGGACGTCGCGCTGATGGCGCAGCAGGGCGATGAAATCGAACTTGCCGGTGGCGGTGGATCTTCGGCGATGCCGCACAAGCAGAACCCGGTTGCCGCCGAGGTTCTGGTGGCGCTTGCGCGGTTCAATGCGACGCAGCTTTCCGGCATCCATCATGCGCTGGTGCACGAGCAGGAGCGCTCCGGTGCTGCCTGGACGCTCGAATGGCTGATCATGCCGCAGATGGCGGGGGCAACCGCAGCGGCGTTGCGTCTAGCAGCCGAGCTTGCCGGCAATATCAGGCGGCTTGGCTCCGCCTGACGCCTAGCGCATCGCAATCCCTAGAAGTCGCGACTGCGCTTCAGGTTCTTGTTTTGCGCATGTCGGTATCGCCACTTTTGCGCGACATGCTTTGAGCCGTTAGGGCGAGCCTTTGTTCGCGGCCGCACACTGCTTGTCCAGCCGCTTGAGGAAGACGTTGATCTCGCGCGCCACCTGCAGGTCGCCCTTTTTCTCGGCCACGGATCGCCCCTCAGTCCAGATGCGCCGCGCCTCTTCGATGCGGTTCAGTTTCAGCATCGCCGCGCCGATGAGCTTCCAGGCGGCCGAATAGCTGGGATCGAATTCGATTGCACGCCTGAGGTGGAGAAGGGCGGTCTCGGCATCCGTCTCCTGCAGACAGATGCTGCCGAGGGTGAAGCGCAAGAGCGCGTCATCACGCCCGTCGTCCAGAAGTTTTTCAAGCACCTGTCGCATGGTCGCTCCCAAATGGGTGTCCGTTGGCGCCGCTCAGAGTGTTGGGCACGAGGTGGCCGATGGCAATGGGCGCCCGCCAGATGTGGCGGAAAAGGGCGCCGATCGCTCAAGTGCCTGGTATTGCCGCTCGCTCCAGAGCAGCGGGTCGGCGTAGGCGGCGGTTTCCGTGGCGATGATCGTTCCGACAAAGAGCCGGTGGTCGCCGACGAGGATGGAAGCGCTGAGCACGCAGTCGAGCCCGGCGGCGGCACCGAGAAGACGCGGACGGCCGGAGGGCCAATCCGCCCAGATGCCGACGAGATAGCGACTGGCTGCCGCGACCCGGCCGGCGAAGGCATCGGCAACCAGCTCCTGCCCCTGTGCGAGCATCGCCAGCGCAAACCCATCCTGCTTCGAGATGGTGTCCGCAAGGCCGCTGTCGGCCTTGATCGAGACGACGATGGACGGAGGGCTCGCGGAAAGCGAGAAGACGGCGGTCGCCGTCCGGCCCTGGCACTCGGAGCCGCTGCCGGAGCTGACGACGCAGATGGTTGATGCCAGCCGCGCCATCGTGTCGGCGAACTGAGGTCTGGTGACGGCAAGTTCGGCGTGAGCGTCGATATCGACAGAGACGGTCTGGGTCATGGGCGCAATCCGGCTGAGGCATGGGCGTGGCGCCGCCGGCGCGGCACCACGGTTGGCGTGATCAGGCGGACTTAAGCTCAGCCTCGGCGAACTCGTAGTTCGCCAACCGATCGAGGAAATTGCTGACATAGTCGGGGCGGCGATTGCGGTAATCGATGTAGTAGCTGTGTTCCCACACATCGAGACCGAGCAGGGCCTTGCCCTCATTGGTGGCGATCGGGTTTGAGCCGTTGGCGGTCTTCGTCACCTTGAGCTTGCCGCTGGCGTCGAGCACGAGCCAGGCCCAACCGGAACCGAACTGGCTGGTGGCCGCAGTCTTGAACGCGTCCTTGAAGGCGGCGACGCTGCCGAAGTCCTCCACGATCTTCTTCTCAAGACTGTCCGGAATGCGCCCGCCCTTGGGGGAGAGATTGTTCCAGAACAGAATGTGGTTCCAATGCTGCCCGGCATTGTTGAAGACCGGCGCCAATTCCGCCTTGCCGTTGGCATGGCGAACGATGTCTTCCAGCGAAAGGCCGGCGAGGGTCTGGTCCTTTTCAACGAAGCCGTTGAGCGCAGTGACATAGGCCTGGTGGTGCTTGCCGTGGTGGAATTCCAACGTCTCGGCGCTCATGCCGGCTTCGGCCAAAGCGCCGGTGGAAAAGGGTAGGGAGGGGAGTTCGAAAGCCATGGTTGAAATCCTCTTCAGCTGGATAGAACGCAGCGAATGTCTTGTGCGAGATCCATCCGGCGTGTATTTAACAAGACAATTCTTTGTAAATCTCCGGGCAATAATATGTCAAGCGATCACTTGTTAAATCCGGATCAAAGCCAGGGACGTTCGCCGGCCGAACGCATCCTGCTGGCGCTGAAGCTGCATGGGCCGCAGACGGCGGCGGCACTCGGCAAGCGCCTGTCGATATCAGGTGAGGCGGCGCGCCAGCAACTCGTGCGCCTGGCCGAGGAGGGGCTGGTAAATTCCTGGTCGGAGGCGCGGGGCGTCGGCCGACCCTCGCAGTTCTGGGGGCTGACCGCCTCGGGCCATGCGGAATTTCCCGATACCCATGCGGAGTTGACCGTGCAATTGCTGCGCACAATCCGCCAGACGCTCGGCGACGCGGCGGTCGATCGGGTCATCGCGGCGCGCGAGGAGGAGACGCGAACCGGCTATCGCGCAGCGCTCGACGGCGCCATTAGCCTGCGTGATCGGGTGGAGAAGCTCGTGCGCCTGCGAACCGCCGAAGGCTACATGGCCGGCTACGAGGAGACGGGCGACGGCACTTTTCTCTTCGTCGAGAACCATTGTCCGATCTGCGCCGCCGCTGCCAGTTGCCAGGGCTTTTGCCGTGCGGAGATCAATATCTTCCGCGACATTCTCGGTCGCGACGTCGCGGTCGAGCGCACCGAACATATTCTCGCCGGCGCACGCCGTTGCGCCTATGTCATTGCCCCGGCTCAATCGCGGGCGGTGCACGGTGAGCGTTCCGGCGCCTGATTTTCAGATGCTGTACGGAAATGCTTGTGGCGCCGCGCGACAAACACGGCGTCCAAGGGATGCCATACCGTTCGAAACACGCTGCCTGTTCAGACAGTAGCACATTTGGCCGGACGCAACGCGCATCCGGGCTCTCAGATATCAGTCTCAGCGTGCGCCCATGCGAAGCGCTCCGTCGAGGCGGATGACTTCGCCGTTCAGCATCCGGTTTTCGCAGATATGCTGGACAAGGGCCGCGAATTCCTCCGGCTTGCCGAGGCGCTGCGGGAAGGGAACGCTCTTGCCGAGCGAGTCCTGTACTTCCTGTGGCATGCCGGCCATCATCGGTGTTTCGAAGATGCCCGGCGCGATCGCCACGACACGGATGCCGTGCCGTGCCAGTTCGCGGGCAATTGGCAGCGTCATGGCGACGACGCCGCCCTTCGAGGCGGAATAGGCAGCCTGGCCGACCTGCCCGTCGAAGGCAGCGACAGATGCGGTGTTGATGATGACGCCACGCTCGCCGTCGTCGCCGGGCGCTTCCTTTTCCATCGCCGCCGCCGCCAGGCGGATCATGTTGAATGTGCCGATCAGATTGATGCCGACCGCACGCGCAAAGCTGTCGAGCCGATGAGGGCCGTCGCGCCCAAGTACCCTTTCGCCCGGCGCGATGCCGGCGCAATTCACCAGCCCATTAAGATGGCCGAAGGTATCAACGGCGGCGGAAACTGCGGCTGCGCCATCGGTCTCGCTCGTGACATCCGTCTTGACGAAAAGAGCATTGCTCCCAAGCGCCTCGGCCATCTCCCGCCCGGCGTCTTCGTTGATATCAGCAAGGACGACACGAGCGCCCTTGCCGTGGAGCAGGCGTGCAACGCCGGCACCAAGGCCAGATCCGCCACCGGTCACAATGAAGACTTTTCCGTCGATCAGCATTCCATAACTCCTCCAATACCGAACTCCGCCACCGTTTGGCAGTTGTCGCCAACGACAGGGGCCGGAGTTCACCGCCATCAGGCGGTGATGGCGAGACGTTAGCCTCTTTGAAACGCGGCGGAAATCGGCCGAAGTGATTTTTGATTTTGTGTTGCCGATAAAATGGCGTCCCTCCTGCCGCCGTCAACGGCTGCACTCGTTGGTGGGCAAGGCTCTTGTAGAAAGACACGGCGTTTGACCTAACTGGTGCAACAAATTCAATCGCTTAGAATGACCTGCGCCATCGCAAAATATCCCAAATGTCAGCCTAATTTGACCGCACCTCTAACCTGTAGAAATCGCTATGATTTTTTGAGTGCTGTCGGGGTGCTTTTTTGATGGTTTCCTAGCGCTGGGGCGGTCGCGTAAATTAAGCGGAAGCGAACTCCGCCTTGACTTCCGCTGATATCCCGCACGTAGAGCTATTCGGCAACTGAAAAGGTGCGCCGAATAGGAGAGAAATACGACGACCGCGATCCGTTAAAGCTCGAGATTATAGCTTATCTTCGGTCGATCGGCAGATTCGTGGATTTCACATGGCCTGATACACGGTATTAGAGCTTCCGAGGCACGCCGCGTCGTCGGCGCGCCTTGGCAATCACGCAAGTACGGGGTCCCTGACGTATGAACCGTCTGATGCAGAAGAACGGAAGCTCTGCTACCTCGAGGAGAAATGTCTCTCGCCACCGCCTTCATCTCCGAGCTCGTCTTGGTGGCGAACCAAGTCGCAGGCTTGACGGCCTTCGAACAGCGCCGGCTGCTTGAGCGTGCGGTAGTGACGATCCGTGAAATGCGCGAGAACGTCGGGATTTCATACGCCAACTATGCACCGCGCCTGTCGCTGTTGCCGTACCAGTAGTCAAATAGCAAGGTGAGGCGTGGTAACCGGCGTCGGTGCCGCTAGATTAACTCTCTATGATTCTGAACCTGACCGACATCACGAAATCCTACGACACCGCTGAGGGTCCGACTGCCGTTCTCCGGGGGGTTGATCTTCACCTCGACAGGGCACAGAGCCTGGCTCTTACAGGTGAGTCTGGAAGCGGTAAAAGCACATTGCTTCATCTGATAGGCGGCCTGGACAAACCGGACAGCGGCGCGATCTTGGTCAACGGGCGTGATATCGGGCAGCTCGACGACAGCGGTCGCGCGCTCTACCGCCGAACTGAGGTCGGCGTCGTCTTTCAACAGTTCAATCTGATCCCAAGTATCAACGTTGCGGCGAACATCTCCTTCCATGCCAAGCTGGCGGGACGCTCCGATCCCGTCTGGGAAGCGGAGCTCGTCGAGGAGCTCGGCCTCGGCCAACTCCTGGGCCGTTACCCCGAACAGCTCTCGGGCGGCCAACAGCAGCGGGTCGCCATCGGGCGGACGCTTGCGGCGCGACCGCCATTGATCCTAGCCGATGAACCGACCGGAAATCTCGACGAGGCGACAGCCGATGTCGTGCTTGATATTATGCTGAGGCTCAGCAAATCGGCCGCTACGGCGCTCTTACTCGTGACCCATTCCAGCCGCCTGGCCGAAAAACTCGATCGTCGAATTCTGCTTCGCGGGGGGAAGGTGGTCGAATGAGCCGGATCGCTTTCTGGGCTCTGCTTTCGCACTGGCGCTACAGGCCGCTGCAGTGCGCGACACTGATCCTCGGGATCGCGCTCGCGACGGCGCTCTGGTCTGGCGTGCAGGCGATCAACGCGGAGGCCCGCGCAAGTTATCAACGCGCGGCGACCGTTTTCGAACAGGGTAATCTTGTTCAGCTGGTTGCGAGGGACGGCGGGGGGATTTCACCGCAAACGTACGCGAAACTCCGCAGGGGGGGGCTGGAGCGTTTCTCCCGTGATCGAGGGCGATCACAGGTTCGGCCAGAGCCGCATTAGGCTGATCGGTATCGATCCATTGACGATGCCTTCGGAGGGACAAGGATTCCAGGTTTCAAACGCGTCGGACCTCGTCGAATTTGTCGGCGGTGCCGGACAAATCATCGTCTCGGCAGCAACGGCCGCGCGGCTCAAGGAAACTGACGGCCTATCAGTTAAGATCGCTGCCGATCTTCCAGACGACACGGCCTTCGTCGACATCGGCGTCGCCGATCGTCTTCTGAACCGCGATGCGGCTTTGAGCAGGATCGTCGTCACGCCGTCGCAGAAGCCCGGGCTCGCTCCCGTCGGAAATCTCGCGCCCGAGCTCGTTGTTAGAGATGCCGGTGAACGCCCTGATGTTGCACGGCTTACCGACAGCTTCCACTTGAACCTTACCGCGTTTGGCTTCCTGGCTTTCGTAGTCGGCCTCTTCATCGTCTATTCGGCCACGGGACTGTCTTTCGAGCAGCGACGCGGCACATTCAGGACGCTCAGGTCGTTGGGGATCTCGCTGCGAAGGCTCACGACGATGTTGCTCATCGAGGTCACTGCTTTCGCGCTGATCTCCGGCGTTCTAGGCGTGGTCATCGGCTACTTCGTGGCGTCGGCGCTACTTCCAGGGGTCGCGGTAACGCTGCGAGGCCTCTACGGAGCAAGTGTGTCCGGAACGTTGACCCTCAGACCGGAGTGGTGGGCGGCCGGACTGGCAATGGCGTTGCTTGGCTCCATTCTGTCATCGGCACAGAGCCTCTGGCGCGTTTGGACCATGCCGATACTTGCGGCACCGCAGCGGAGAGCCTGGGCGCGGGCGTCGGCAGCCGGGCTAGCAGTGCAGGCGGCCACTGGTCTGTTGTTACTGCTGTTCGCGCTTGGGCTGGCCTCGTTCGGCACCGGCCTGTATTCCGGTTTCGCTGTGCTCGCGGGTCTACTGCTCGGTGCGGCGTTAATCCTGCCCGCCCTGTTGGGGTTCGCGATGAGCACTGGGGAGCGGCTTTCCAAGAATGTGCTCGCGAACTGGTTCTGGGCCGACACGCGACAGCAGTTGCCCGGCCTATCCTTGGCGACTATGGCGCTCCTGCTCGCACTTTCCGCGAACATCGGCGTCGGCACCATGGTGGCGAGCTTCCGGCAAACGTTCTTGGGATGGCTCGACCAGCGTCTAGCCGCCGAGGTTTACGTCACGGCTCGCGATGAAGGCGAGGCCGCGCGCTTGCGTGAGTGGTTTCCCGCACACACGAAGGCCATCTTGCCGATCTGGAGCATCGAGGGCGACGTCGTTGGACAACATATGCAGATATACGGCGTCGCCGACGACCCCACCTATCGGGATCACTGGCCCCTGATTGTCGGCTCTGCCGGGGTCTGGGACGAGCTCGCAAGCGGGCGGGGCGCGCTTGTGAACGAGCAGTTGTGGCGGGGCGGGAAAGCCGCGCCCGGACAGGAGATTGAGCTTCCGGGCGGTTGGCGGACAAAGGTGGTCGGCGTGTTTTCGGACTACGGCAATCCGAACGGCCAGGTCATCGTGGGGCTTAACGCTCTTGTCCGGCACTATCCGGAGGTTCCAAAACTGCGCTACGGGCTTCGCATGGATCCCATGCAGGTCGCGGACTTCAGGCAGCGGCTCGTCCGCGAAGTGGGTCTGCCGGAAAGCAGTATTATCGACCAGGCGTCGCTTAAACGACAATCCGCCGCCATCTTCGAGCAGACCTTCGCCGTCACCGGAGCGCTGAATGTCCTCACGCTGGCTGTAGCAGGATTCGCGATGTTCTCCAGTTTGCTGACGCTGTCTTCCGTTCGCTTGCCGCAATTGGCTCCCGTATGGGGAATGGGGCTACGCCGTCGCGATCTCGCGCTCTTCGAAGTTGTCCAGACAATCGCCCTCTGGCTGATGACCTTCGTCGTCTCCATCCCGGTCGGACTGGCACTCGCCTGGGTTCTGCTGGCGATCGTCAACGTAGAGGCTTTCGGATGGCGGCTGCCGCTGGTGCTTTTCCCTCTGGACTGGCTGAGGCTCGGGGCGATCGCCTTGGCCGCCGCTCTGATATCGGTGCTGATCCCGGTACGACGGCTGGCCACAACCGATCCGGCAGACCTTTTGAGGAGCTTCGCCAATGAACGCTAAAGCGATGATACTCCTGCTAATTGCGTTTGCCACCTTGCTGGCCCCGGCGGCGGGCCTCACTCAAGGGTTCGCGGGCCTCGGCTCGGACGCCCAAGGCTTTGCCGTACCACAACGAGGAGTCACGCTGGTGTTCCCCAGAGATCATGGAGCCCATCCGGACTTCAGAATCGAGTGGTGGTACGTAACTGCAAACCTCGAGACGTCCGACGGGCAACGCATGGGCGCGCAGTGGACGCTTTTCCGTTCCGCCCTTGCTCCTGGAAATCGTCCCGGCTGGTCCGACCCGCAAATCTGGATCGGGCATGCCGCGATGACCACGGAAAACCGCCACTATGTAGCGGAGCGGCTTGCAAGGGGCGGAGTGGGACAGGCCGGAGCCACCCCCGAACCGTTCGAGACGTGGATCGACGACTGGCAGATGAAAGCCTCCGGAGGTGCCGCCCACGACCAGTTGGACCATCTTGATCTCAGGGCGAGCGGCAAAGATTTCGCCTACCAGCTGGTGCTCCGGGCGAAGGGACCGTTGGCGCTGCAGGGAGACCGTGGTTATTCGGTCAAGTCCCTGGCAGGCCAGGCGAGTTATTACTATTCGCAGCCGTTCTACGAGGTCCGCGGCACCGTGGAGCTCGACGGCAAGCCGCTCGATGTCTCGGGAAAGGCTTGGCTCGACAGGGAATGGTCGTCGCAGCCGCTGGCTTCCGACCAGACCGGCTGGGACTGGTTCTCGCTTCATCTTGCCTCGGGGGAAAAGGTGATGGCGTTTCGCTTGCGCGACGGAGGCGAAGGCTACACCTCCGCGAACTGGATCGCGGCCGACGGGAAAACGTCACCGCTTGCTTCAAACGATGTAGTCTTCGAGCCGCTACGGACAGCTGAGGTCGGCGGTCGATCGATGCCAGTCGAGTGGAGGGTCAGGATCCCCTCCCGAGGTCTCGATATCAGAACGACAGCACTGAACGATCAGTCGTGGATGGCGACATCGACCCCGTACTGGGAAGGCCCCATCGCATTTGATGGTAGCGTTTCGGGCGAGGGGTATCTTGAGATGACTGGGTACTAGTTGGCGCAGGCTGGCACACCTTCAAGACCGTGGGAGAATTAGAAGCCACAAAGCTCAATCGTGGCAACAGTTTCAGCCTTCGGGATAAATGGAACATGCGAGAAGGGTCGGTCTCGCTTTCGTACAGGTGCTTCCGGGCCCATTGGGGCCGTACAGGAACAGCCGTTAGCAGATCGCGATTTGAGCCGTGTACCGCTTTTTTCATTAAATTATAGGATGATAAGCCATTGCTTAGGTCGGTTTTTGGTTTTCGGACATTTTGCTCGAACTTCTACACTCGACGCTAAGGGCTGGCCAAAACCGCAGCAATGGCTTAGAAGTGGCCCGCATCCGGTCGCAGCCCACCCGGTCAAAACAAGGGACCCATTATTATGAGAACTATCGTCATCTGCTCCGGCGGATTGGACTCCGTTTCGCTCGCGCACAGGATCGCGGCGGAGCACGAACTCGTCGGCCTTCTTTCCTTCGATTACGGCCAGCGCCATCGCAAGGAACTCGACTTCGCCGCTGCCTGTGCCCACCGGCTTGGCGTTCCACACCAGATCATCGACATCACCGGCATTGGTCAGCACCTGACCGGATCGGCGCTGACCGATGATGTCGAAGTGCCCGATGGCCATTATGCTGAGGAGACGATGAAGGCCACGGTGGTGCCGAACCGCAATGCCATCATGCTGGCGATCGCCTTCGGCCTCGCCTCGGCGCAAAAGGCCGACGCCGTCGCCGTTGCCGTCCATGGCGGCGACCATTTCATCTACCCAGATTGCCGGCCGGGCTTCATCGATGCGTTCCAGAAAATGCAGGACGAGGCGTTGGAGGGCTATGGCACCG encodes the following:
- a CDS encoding flavin reductase family protein; its protein translation is MTQTVSVDIDAHAELAVTRPQFADTMARLASTICVVSSGSGSECQGRTATAVFSLSASPPSIVVSIKADSGLADTISKQDGFALAMLAQGQELVADAFAGRVAAASRYLVGIWADWPSGRPRLLGAAAGLDCVLSASILVGDHRLFVGTIIATETAAYADPLLWSERQYQALERSAPFSATSGGRPLPSATSCPTL
- a CDS encoding helix-turn-helix transcriptional regulator gives rise to the protein MSSDHLLNPDQSQGRSPAERILLALKLHGPQTAAALGKRLSISGEAARQQLVRLAEEGLVNSWSEARGVGRPSQFWGLTASGHAEFPDTHAELTVQLLRTIRQTLGDAAVDRVIAAREEETRTGYRAALDGAISLRDRVEKLVRLRTAEGYMAGYEETGDGTFLFVENHCPICAAAASCQGFCRAEINIFRDILGRDVAVERTEHILAGARRCAYVIAPAQSRAVHGERSGA
- the pcaH gene encoding protocatechuate 3,4-dioxygenase subunit beta, giving the protein MSDRANRKPETGAFFPRDRNWHAPALTPGYKTSVLRSPQKALLSLDGTISEITGPVFGHSILGELDNDLIHNFAKPGESAIGERIIVHGRVLDERGRPVPGALLEFWQANAGGRYRHKKESYLAALDPNFGGCGRTITDEDGFYSFRTIKPGPYPWPNGVNDWRPAHIHFSVFGHGFAQRLITQMYFEGDPMIWKCPIVNTIADRRAIEQLIAPLDWANTIPMDARAYKFDIVLRGRRSTLFENRMEGN
- a CDS encoding 3-carboxy-cis,cis-muconate cycloisomerase, with the protein product MTYSAFDHPYLSGLLGDEAVAAEFSTAADIHAMLSFEAALARAEAIHGVIPESAADRITEACRGFSPDVAALRRAMAVDGVVVPELVRQLRAAVGGEAATHVHFGATSQDVIDTSLMLRMKAVAELFGTRLGDVVSVLEECDDQWGERMLMGRTRMQAAIPITVSDRLRTWIEPLLDHKDRLQAMDRDLFAVQFGGAAGTLDKLKDRADDVRATLAEELALADFPQWHSQRSEVADFANALSLVTGSLGKFGQDVALMAQQGDEIELAGGGGSSAMPHKQNPVAAEVLVALARFNATQLSGIHHALVHEQERSGAAWTLEWLIMPQMAGATAAALRLAAELAGNIRRLGSA
- a CDS encoding tetratricopeptide repeat protein; protein product: MRQVLEKLLDDGRDDALLRFTLGSICLQETDAETALLHLRRAIEFDPSYSAAWKLIGAAMLKLNRIEEARRIWTEGRSVAEKKGDLQVAREINVFLKRLDKQCAAANKGSP
- the queC gene encoding 7-cyano-7-deazaguanine synthase QueC; the protein is MRTIVICSGGLDSVSLAHRIAAEHELVGLLSFDYGQRHRKELDFAAACAHRLGVPHQIIDITGIGQHLTGSALTDDVEVPDGHYAEETMKATVVPNRNAIMLAIAFGLASAQKADAVAVAVHGGDHFIYPDCRPGFIDAFQKMQDEALEGYGTVQLLAPYVNVPKAAIVTDGAKHGTPFGETWSCYKGGARHCGRCGTCVERREAFHLAGVDDPTAYADPDFWRAATSRFSAEEVR
- a CDS encoding ABC transporter ATP-binding protein yields the protein MILNLTDITKSYDTAEGPTAVLRGVDLHLDRAQSLALTGESGSGKSTLLHLIGGLDKPDSGAILVNGRDIGQLDDSGRALYRRTEVGVVFQQFNLIPSINVAANISFHAKLAGRSDPVWEAELVEELGLGQLLGRYPEQLSGGQQQRVAIGRTLAARPPLILADEPTGNLDEATADVVLDIMLRLSKSAATALLLVTHSSRLAEKLDRRILLRGGKVVE
- a CDS encoding 3-hydroxyacyl-CoA dehydrogenase is translated as MLIDGKVFIVTGGGSGLGAGVARLLHGKGARVVLADINEDAGREMAEALGSNALFVKTDVTSETDGAAAVSAAVDTFGHLNGLVNCAGIAPGERVLGRDGPHRLDSFARAVGINLIGTFNMIRLAAAAMEKEAPGDDGERGVIINTASVAAFDGQVGQAAYSASKGGVVAMTLPIARELARHGIRVVAIAPGIFETPMMAGMPQEVQDSLGKSVPFPQRLGKPEEFAALVQHICENRMLNGEVIRLDGALRMGAR
- the pcaG gene encoding protocatechuate 3,4-dioxygenase subunit alpha, whose product is MVQALGYFKETASQTAGPYVHIGLTPNFCGIGGVYDADLGTTMVSERTLGERITVSGRVLDGTGTPLRDALVEIWQADAAGLYNSPSEMRGAADPSFSGWGRCPTGAEDGVFRFDTIKPGPVPFKDGRPMAPHITFWIVARGINIGLHTRMYFPDEAEANAADPLLLRVEHRHRVATLVATGSAPSYVFDIHLQGEKETVFLDI
- a CDS encoding superoxide dismutase, with protein sequence MAFELPSLPFSTGALAEAGMSAETLEFHHGKHHQAYVTALNGFVEKDQTLAGLSLEDIVRHANGKAELAPVFNNAGQHWNHILFWNNLSPKGGRIPDSLEKKIVEDFGSVAAFKDAFKTAATSQFGSGWAWLVLDASGKLKVTKTANGSNPIATNEGKALLGLDVWEHSYYIDYRNRRPDYVSNFLDRLANYEFAEAELKSA
- a CDS encoding lipocalin-like domain-containing protein, which encodes MNAKAMILLLIAFATLLAPAAGLTQGFAGLGSDAQGFAVPQRGVTLVFPRDHGAHPDFRIEWWYVTANLETSDGQRMGAQWTLFRSALAPGNRPGWSDPQIWIGHAAMTTENRHYVAERLARGGVGQAGATPEPFETWIDDWQMKASGGAAHDQLDHLDLRASGKDFAYQLVLRAKGPLALQGDRGYSVKSLAGQASYYYSQPFYEVRGTVELDGKPLDVSGKAWLDREWSSQPLASDQTGWDWFSLHLASGEKVMAFRLRDGGEGYTSANWIAADGKTSPLASNDVVFEPLRTAEVGGRSMPVEWRVRIPSRGLDIRTTALNDQSWMATSTPYWEGPIAFDGSVSGEGYLEMTGY